From the genome of Amyelois transitella isolate CPQ chromosome 22, ilAmyTran1.1, whole genome shotgun sequence:
tttatttttatttataattgacCAAACTTTTCGTCTTGTGCCTTAAAAGAAGATCATAACACTAAACATGAATGATTTTGTTCGATTTAACAAAGTTGCGGGCGTTTACTGGTTAAAGGatccaataaaaaatgttacaattaAGTATGTATACAACATGAATACCTATTactctttaaattaattacatatttatcatacttaaaactattattttacagAGTTAaattgaaaccaaaagatgttCCCATATCACTACCTAAATTTGAAGATTATACAACATCACATGACAGCATTCAACAGGACAGATCCCAAGAATACACATTTAAATGGCAAGAGAAAGTATTCAGTGCGTGGGAGCTCCAACGATACATGGACATCCATAATTGCATCACTGATACAGAATTAACATACCATCAAATGATTGAGGAGTCCGATTATGAACCATCTAAAGTATTTACTTATGTTCatgatgatttttatttaccgTTACCAAATGATAGTAATAAGAGTAATGTCAGTAGTTTAAGTAGTTGTTTTGAGAAATTGTGGTTAAAGGAAAGAGTGAGTGGTGTGGTGGAGAGAAGTTCCATGGGAAATTTGTTTAAGAGTGAAGAGAGTTTAAGCAGCGAGCAGTGGACTGCTATGCACGTGGTGTTGGATAATTCTGAATATAATGAGTAAgtaaagtatatattatacaaataatgtgccgtgtggttcccggcaccaatacaaaaaagaataggaccactccatctctttcccatggatgtcattaaAGGCAGTCGCCTTtgatcacaattttataagcctatctctaagtcaagagataggcttataaaattgtgatccTTTTTtctaggcaatgggctagcaacctgtcactatttggatctcaattccatcattaagctgagcagctgaacatggccattcagtcttttcagtactattggctctgtctaccctgttagggatatagatgagtctatatgtatgtatgtctaatgCACCATGGTATTTCAAAACAACAGAGCTTCATGAATACTTCGAAGTTCCCACAGTTAAGGAGGAGATTGCCTCTAACAGTGTCAAATACAAAACAAGACTGCTAAAGCATCCAAATGAACTAGCAGAGCAGCTGACAATCCCGGAGACTATTCTTTGATTAAAAAAGCAATGATTATGAGACAGAATATACAAAATGATGGCACAACAGAGACTGTTCTCCACTGGAAGTGCTACTATACTCATACTTATAGCCATGTTAATCTTGATTGCAGGATtaactaagaaaaaaagataatgcAATTAGCATAAAGTCGGCCTCTGTGTCGCAGCTGTagcacgcttgtctgtgacaccggaggtcccagtttcgaatcccggccagggcatgatgagaaaagaactttttctgattggcctgggtctgaaatgtttacctatataagtatttattataaaatataatattgttgagttagtatctcgtaacacaagtctcgaacttacttcgaggctaactcaatatgaataatttgtcccgtatatatttatatttattaaagacgCTTTTATCCGCcgtaatttaaaaactataaatgttacaataaaaaaattactaaatcCGTTCATACGTTTTTTTCAGAGACTCCCATCTCTTACTAAAACAGGAGTTAACACTAATATCATTATACCACAACACAACTCACAACTACCTGATCATGTCACCAGATGTCAATGACCTGGAGCTGAACCCTTACGACGTTGAGGCAGCAGGAATACGGCTTGAATACCAGTATGGGATTCAAGTGGACTTCGGAGAGACTTGGCATTCCGAAGACCTTGTAACTTTGGTACAGTTTCCGGCCTAAATAATGTGATGTTTCTTAAAGAACTTGGTCTTTTATCTATCATATTATACTGGCTTCCTAAGAGAATGACACAACATAACGtataatcacttctttatcccctgcgaggcagacagagccaacagttatcaaaagactgaaaggccatgttcagctgtttggcttattgaattaatttagtttcaaatagtgacaggttgctagcccatcgcctaaaagaggaatcccaggTATTAAAGCtaatccttagtcgccttttacggcatccatggggaagagatggtgtggtcctatttttttttttctattggtgccggggaaCCACGCAGCACCAAGGAAATCAGtatctaaatacatatatatactactagttcaacattcattcatgttttttaatgtagacaatgtgcattcgtctatgacttagatttaagagatctatatttgtcattgacgtccgatgacaatgctgcagtgtagtttgttacgccgcttcttctacacatgcgctttggaagcggtagtagttatgattaaatttaagtgatgtgacgtcaataagtgataccttgtatccaattttgaaaataaatctgttctattctattctatatgtATTGACAAAACATACTTACTCCACCTGTCGTTCAGAGAAAGGCcgtcattataattttcactCCCTCTCTCTCACACACAAAAATGTGTGTGAGAGAGAGGGTGTTCTCAATTGTACCCTCAGCCATTGCGGTTTGAGTTCCTTGTCCAGATCCTATTTTCCATTAGCACACAATCATTCCTGGTGACATTAATCCAGAACTTTAGAAGTGATAGTAATTCTATGTTCCGTgctatatgccgtgtggttcccggcaccaatacagaaaagaataggaccactccatctctttcccatggatgtcgtaaaaggtgactaagggataggcttacaaacttaggattattttttaggcgatgggctagcaacctgtctctatttgaatctcaattctatcgttaagccaaatagctgatcgcggccattcagtctttccaataatgttggctctgtctaccccgcaagggatatagacgtgaccatatgtatgtaatgtattctACTTATGTTCCTTCGACAGCTGGAGAAACTGTACAAGAAATGGCTGAAGCGACACAAACAGCTGGTCAGGGTGTCCGCCCCCCCGCTGGACCGGCGGCTTGTCTGCTTGACCTTGGAGATACTGACGGCAGACAATTTTGACATGGACGACTTGTATGTGGAGTATCATATAAAGGTAATATACATGCATATTATAATCATTACTAGGTATATCCTTTacagtgtagacagagccaacagtctttaaaagactgataagctgtgtttagctgtttggcgtaaatgatagaattgagtttcaaatagtgacaggttgctatcccttagtcgtcctTTACGACGTCcacagagatggagtggtccaattctttgcAACCTTCACAGAGacatgattacacatccaaagtgtcagctctgtctaccccgcaagggatatagacgttgcaggagtcagacgggagtcgctttgtttAAAAACGTTACTTGCTCCCTCCGGAATGGTTATCATCTCTCTAGAGAGAGAACGCAACTTATCAGAAACAGCTAGAAAAACTTTATAATGGCAACACCAGAAATAGCTGGTCAGTGTGCAATttgagtttgcatgaagagtgttatgaatgtggatgaagcgaaagaagtatgtagagatcgtggcaagtggaaagatgtagtctctgcctatccctctggGAAGTCGTCATTTTatgtagtacctacatacatacgtacatatggtcacgtctatatcccttgcggggtagacagagccaacagtcttgaaaagactgaatggtcacgttcagctatttggcttaatgatagaattgagattcaaatagtgacaggttggtagcccatcgccttaaaaaaaagaatcccaagtttgtaagcctaccccttaatcgcctcttacgacattcacgggaaagagatggggtggtcctattcttttttgtattggtgccgggaaccacacggcccacGTACCTATGTTGAATAATGTTTGAAGtacaattttacttaaaactttaaagATACCAGAAGCAGTGCAATGTGACGGAGCTTTACACGGCCGAACCCACGTCACGAGGTCTTCGTGTCAGGATGGAAGTGAGAAATGGGCTTTCGGATACATAATCGAACTAGGGCTGGAGATGCACATTGGAACTGGTGAGATTATTATTTGGTTATTGATTTGATTGATTATTATTTGGTCTTCATCATCATTATCTTTGATCTAAAAAAGTATGATTACGTGTCCATGTATAGTGCCGtttggttaccggcaccaatacaaaaagaataggaccactcccatctctttcctatggatgtcgtaaaaggcgactaagggatagacttaaaaacttggggtttgtttttaggcgatgagttagcaacctggcactatttgaatctcaattctgtcattaagccaaatagctgaacgtggccattcagtcttttcaagactgttggctctgtctaccccgcaagggatatagacgtgaccatatgtatgtatgtccattTATCTTACTAAGCTGAAGTGGCTTCCCATTCGCTTTCGTGGAATTATTCGCATCCTCTGTCtgcttttaatgttttatttaatcccGCCTTTGCTTCTTATCTTAAAGATTGTTTCTCTTTCCGTCATTCGTCTAATTCATTCAGTATTCATT
Proteins encoded in this window:
- the LOC106129849 gene encoding tectonic-like complex member MKS1, yielding MNDFVRFNKVAGVYWLKDPIKNVTIKVKLKPKDVPISLPKFEDYTTSHDSIQQDRSQEYTFKWQEKVFSAWELQRYMDIHNCITDTELTYHQMIEESDYEPSKVFTYVHDDFYLPLPNDSNKSNVSSLSSCFEKLWLKERVSGVVERSSMGNLFKSEESLSSEQWTAMHVVLDNSEYNEDSHLLLKQELTLISLYHNTTHNYLIMSPDVNDLELNPYDVEAAGIRLEYQYGIQVDFGETWHSEDLVTLLEKLYKKWLKRHKQLVRVSAPPLDRRLVCLTLEILTADNFDMDDLYVEYHIKIPEAVQCDGALHGRTHVTRSSCQDGSEKWAFGYIIELGLEMHIGTEITPLQMFFEVISTDWWGRHRTEGYTYLPLTLTPGRHKKQLSCSRPQENDKMAAESRRFFVGGCHLIKDLDILAKPQLQDANFTYVSTGLLNLRWDVVSQTHIPGFSTPQPSTSSSSAVLLGAEAVLRQYRKARAKLAAATKDLPCGDI